A single genomic interval of uncultured Sunxiuqinia sp. harbors:
- a CDS encoding aminotransferase class I/II-fold pyridoxal phosphate-dependent enzyme, translating into MRPGLYACYPNFIHYIGAKAVHVPVNPADGFQFHASAIQNKITKRTKGILINSPMNPTGNLLKPEVLKSLAELNTTIISDEIYHGLVYQGRAHSILEYTNNAFVLNGFSKLYAMTGLRLGYLIAPRQYIRPMQKLQQNFFICASSVAQRAGVAVLKDAVSEVENMKRIYNKRRIYMISRLRELGFKIPVEPIGAFYVFVDASHLSPNSYELAFDILNKAHVGVTPGIDFGAGGEGFLRFSYANSLENIIEGLNRFEKYIQDRTASIFE; encoded by the coding sequence ATCCGACCCGGGCTATATGCTTGCTATCCAAACTTCATCCATTACATCGGTGCTAAAGCGGTTCACGTTCCTGTAAATCCTGCTGATGGTTTTCAATTTCATGCCTCGGCTATCCAGAATAAGATAACTAAACGAACGAAAGGAATATTAATAAATAGTCCGATGAATCCAACGGGAAATTTGTTAAAGCCTGAAGTGTTGAAATCCCTGGCCGAACTAAATACCACAATTATCTCCGATGAAATTTATCATGGCTTAGTTTATCAAGGGCGTGCACATTCTATTCTGGAATATACCAACAACGCATTTGTCTTAAACGGATTTTCGAAACTCTATGCCATGACCGGTCTTCGTCTTGGCTATTTAATTGCTCCCAGGCAATACATCCGTCCGATGCAGAAGTTGCAGCAAAATTTTTTTATTTGCGCCAGTTCAGTAGCTCAAAGAGCAGGAGTTGCGGTATTGAAAGACGCTGTTAGTGAGGTCGAAAACATGAAACGGATTTACAATAAGCGTCGGATTTATATGATTAGCCGATTACGGGAGCTTGGATTCAAGATTCCGGTTGAGCCCATTGGCGCTTTTTATGTTTTTGTTGATGCATCGCATCTTTCGCCAAACTCATACGAGCTTGCTTTTGATATTTTGAATAAAGCCCATGTTGGCGTTACTCCGGGGATAGACTTTGGGGCAGGAGGAGAAGGATTTCTCCGATTTTCCTACGCCAATTCTTTAGAAAATATTATTGAAGGACTTAATCGATTTGAAAAATATATTCAAGATCGAACAGCATCCATTTTCGAATAA
- a CDS encoding porin family protein encodes MKKIAIVLLFTSFLIPAMAQSPINLGLKGGYSNSKLVTDMNAINEGSVDNYHVGAFARVTLGRIYIQPEAYYSSKGGTLEDMTNSLPEAVNSFDLKTIDVPVLFGINVVDKGVLKVRANAGPLFSFFTDKKLNGNSFNDDTIKDNYFGWQYGVGADFMFLTLDVRMENSSGDLYSGPYIDSDVRSKSVVVSLGIKLL; translated from the coding sequence ATGAAAAAAATTGCAATCGTTCTATTATTCACGTCATTCTTAATCCCTGCGATGGCTCAGTCGCCCATTAACTTAGGATTAAAGGGAGGTTACAGTAATTCTAAATTGGTTACTGATATGAACGCTATAAACGAAGGAAGTGTCGATAATTACCACGTTGGTGCCTTTGCTCGGGTAACTTTAGGTCGAATCTACATTCAGCCCGAAGCCTATTACAGTTCGAAAGGAGGAACCTTGGAAGATATGACTAATAGCCTGCCAGAAGCTGTAAATTCGTTTGATCTAAAAACGATTGACGTTCCTGTGCTGTTTGGTATTAATGTTGTTGATAAAGGTGTTCTTAAAGTAAGAGCTAATGCAGGTCCTCTATTCTCTTTCTTTACCGACAAAAAGCTCAATGGAAATAGCTTCAATGATGATACAATTAAAGATAATTACTTTGGGTGGCAATATGGAGTTGGTGCCGATTTTATGTTTTTGACTCTTGATGTACGTATGGAAAACAGTTCTGGAGATCTATATTCTGGCCCATACATCGACAGTGATGTTCGTAGTAAGAGCGTTGTAGTGAGCCTGGGAATTAAATTGTTGTAA